A genomic region of Christiangramia sp. OXR-203 contains the following coding sequences:
- a CDS encoding glucoamylase family protein: protein MLKIKIPSVFLLLNILLISACSDDSGPGYQEPYNPDPTDDDVAEVPSITDEELLDKVQEQTFTYFWDFAEPNSGMARERSQDEAYGGDSPNIVTTGGTGFGLASFPAAVERGWISKTEAQDRVIKILDFLESVPTYHGAFSHWYMGNTAQTRTFGEFDDGGDLVETAFLIQGLLICREYFENDEIDSRITSLWEAVEWDWYTKEENTLYWHWSPNFAFQKDLQINGWNESLIVYVLAASSPTHSIDKEVYTNGWASNGNMVNNREHYSIGLPLGPSYGGPLFFSHYSFIGLDPRNLEDQYANYWDQNTAHTLINYEYAVTNPKDFEGYGQNSWGLTASDSKDGYAAHSPTNDLGVITPTAALSSFPYTPEKSMTALRYFYEELGDDLWGNMGFYDAFSEEYDWYADGYLAIDQGPIIAMIENHRTQLLWDLFMSNPEISAGLDKLGFSY, encoded by the coding sequence ATGCTCAAAATCAAAATTCCGTCTGTTTTTCTTCTTCTGAATATCCTGCTTATATCAGCTTGTTCAGATGACTCTGGTCCAGGTTATCAGGAACCCTACAACCCAGACCCAACAGATGATGACGTGGCTGAAGTTCCTTCGATCACAGATGAGGAGCTTCTTGATAAAGTTCAGGAACAAACCTTTACATATTTCTGGGATTTTGCTGAACCTAATAGCGGGATGGCAAGAGAGCGATCCCAGGATGAAGCTTATGGTGGTGATTCACCTAATATCGTAACTACTGGTGGTACAGGATTTGGATTAGCCTCTTTTCCTGCAGCAGTTGAACGTGGCTGGATTAGTAAAACTGAAGCTCAGGATCGCGTGATAAAGATTCTTGATTTTCTGGAATCGGTTCCAACTTATCATGGTGCATTTTCTCACTGGTATATGGGAAACACCGCTCAAACTAGAACATTTGGTGAATTTGATGATGGTGGAGATCTTGTTGAAACAGCATTTTTAATACAGGGTTTGCTTATTTGTCGGGAATATTTCGAGAACGATGAGATCGATTCTAGAATTACAAGTTTATGGGAAGCAGTGGAATGGGATTGGTATACTAAAGAAGAAAATACACTTTACTGGCACTGGTCTCCAAATTTCGCTTTCCAAAAGGATCTGCAGATCAACGGCTGGAATGAATCTTTAATCGTATATGTGCTTGCAGCCTCATCACCTACCCATTCTATAGATAAAGAAGTTTATACCAATGGCTGGGCTTCTAATGGGAACATGGTGAATAACCGTGAGCATTATTCCATTGGACTGCCACTTGGACCTTCCTATGGCGGACCTTTATTTTTCAGTCATTATTCCTTTATTGGTCTGGATCCAAGAAACCTGGAAGATCAATACGCCAATTACTGGGATCAGAATACAGCACATACATTAATAAATTATGAGTATGCCGTTACGAATCCGAAGGATTTTGAAGGCTACGGACAGAATTCGTGGGGCCTTACAGCCTCAGATTCTAAAGATGGATATGCCGCTCATAGCCCTACGAATGATTTGGGAGTGATCACTCCTACTGCGGCATTATCCTCTTTTCCTTATACTCCTGAAAAGTCAATGACAGCATTACGTTACTTCTACGAAGAACTAGGAGATGATCTTTGGGGAAATATGGGCTTTTATGATGCATTTTCTGAAGAATATGACTGGTATGCCGATGGTTACCTGGCCATCGACCAGGGGCCTATCATTGCGATGATAGAAAACCACAGAACGCAATTATTATGGGATCTCTTTATGTCTAATCCTGAAATATCTGCAGGATTGGATAAACTGGGTTTTAGTTACTAG
- a CDS encoding RagB/SusD family nutrient uptake outer membrane protein codes for MKRIDRKVILGVFSMLFLATAISCSDKLDTREGQLNTGDIDYTNTSDMIQPVIGAYYEFSTRGWEEPLLLGVRGDDVNAGGEGDQQPFSATDQFTYDKDYWMYNSLWNVHYNDIVNMNTAILQVESFKEFAEGNDIAKADQYIAEISVLRAWFHLNLARTWEDVFIITSNQPASEVEAGPASKAEVMQWIVDQMDEAIPNLPDMRPNQRTDIPGGVTRYTALAIQALAYQELEDYQGVATSTGEIINNGGFSLYNDFYQLFKKPGELSDESLLEMQYSDFGQESGGEVYHLYAPFGPSNWTPARENASSGWGFYEPSMKWIEFMINRGEERRLETSVLFTDRGIAALEANGVSVPGFIDNTTESGDVINDYARALFASGKHYLPSVQLTDGRNDYGAGKNNIVIRYAEILLMYAEAVTQGASASAISADEAVNMVRERAGISSISGVTTQDVIDEKFAELAMEWGKRYYDLIRLDQYDELSYDGRNFSAANEYLPYPQAQVDALPLNATAVDRNTVMNEILNQLN; via the coding sequence ATGAAAAGAATTGATAGAAAAGTAATTCTTGGCGTATTCTCTATGCTTTTCCTTGCTACTGCAATTTCGTGTAGCGATAAGCTGGATACGCGGGAAGGTCAGCTAAATACTGGCGATATAGATTATACAAATACCAGTGATATGATCCAGCCCGTGATTGGAGCTTATTATGAGTTTTCAACGAGGGGATGGGAAGAACCTTTGCTTTTGGGAGTGAGAGGAGATGATGTGAATGCTGGAGGAGAAGGTGATCAACAGCCATTTTCTGCGACAGATCAATTTACGTACGATAAAGATTACTGGATGTACAATTCTCTGTGGAATGTACATTATAATGACATCGTTAATATGAATACTGCGATCCTTCAAGTAGAATCGTTTAAAGAATTTGCTGAAGGTAATGATATAGCAAAAGCAGATCAGTATATCGCAGAGATTAGCGTTCTAAGAGCCTGGTTTCATTTGAACCTGGCTAGAACCTGGGAAGATGTGTTCATCATTACTTCAAATCAACCGGCTAGTGAAGTAGAAGCTGGACCAGCTTCTAAAGCTGAAGTTATGCAGTGGATCGTTGACCAGATGGATGAAGCAATTCCAAACCTGCCGGATATGAGACCTAACCAGAGAACAGATATTCCTGGTGGAGTAACCAGATATACTGCTTTAGCTATACAGGCATTGGCTTACCAGGAACTGGAAGATTACCAGGGAGTCGCAACTTCAACAGGAGAGATCATCAATAACGGCGGATTCTCTCTTTACAATGATTTCTATCAGCTATTCAAAAAACCAGGAGAGCTGAGTGATGAAAGCCTTTTGGAGATGCAATATTCAGATTTTGGACAGGAGAGTGGAGGAGAAGTTTATCATCTATACGCACCATTCGGTCCTTCCAACTGGACACCTGCAAGAGAAAATGCAAGTAGTGGTTGGGGATTCTATGAGCCAAGTATGAAGTGGATCGAGTTTATGATTAACAGAGGAGAAGAAAGACGTCTCGAAACTTCGGTTCTATTTACAGACAGGGGTATTGCTGCATTAGAGGCAAATGGTGTAAGCGTACCAGGTTTTATAGATAATACTACAGAATCTGGTGATGTGATCAACGATTACGCACGTGCACTATTTGCCAGCGGAAAGCATTATCTACCTTCAGTACAATTGACTGATGGTAGAAATGACTATGGTGCAGGGAAGAATAATATTGTAATTCGTTATGCTGAAATCTTATTAATGTATGCAGAAGCCGTAACACAGGGTGCTTCAGCCTCAGCTATCTCAGCAGATGAAGCGGTGAACATGGTAAGAGAAAGAGCAGGAATATCATCAATTTCCGGCGTAACAACTCAGGATGTGATTGATGAGAAATTTGCTGAACTGGCAATGGAATGGGGAAAACGTTATTATGACCTTATTAGATTAGATCAGTATGATGAGTTGAGCTATGATGGCAGAAACTTTTCTGCAGCAAACGAATATTTGCCTTATCCACAGGCGCAGGTAGACGCTTTACCTCTAAACGCTACGGCAGTTGACAGGAATACAGTGATGAATGAGATTTTGAACCAATTAAATTAG
- a CDS encoding prolyl oligopeptidase family serine peptidase has translation MRFRLTLLVCFFSLIGYAQENSEYQKEHFVSGTDTLDYRILFPKDFSETEKYPVVLVLHGAGERGDDNEAQLVHGGGLFLKDSVREQFPAIVIFPQAPKDDYWAKVEVNRDIKPFEFDFKNKAESTPSLKLVMELMEEMKQKSFVDDDRLYVGGLSMGGMGTFEIIFKKPELFAAAFAICGGANTEIAAAYPENFDIWIFHGEQDDVVLPKYSKAMARAINHHGGNAKLSLYPEDNHNSWDSAFAEPFLLKWLFSHIQNQTK, from the coding sequence ATGAGATTTAGATTGACACTTTTAGTATGCTTTTTCAGCTTGATAGGCTATGCTCAGGAAAATTCAGAATATCAAAAAGAGCATTTTGTTTCAGGAACTGATACTTTGGATTACCGAATCCTTTTTCCGAAGGACTTCAGTGAAACTGAAAAATATCCGGTGGTATTAGTGCTACACGGTGCAGGAGAACGTGGAGATGATAATGAAGCTCAACTGGTTCATGGTGGTGGTCTTTTTCTGAAGGATTCGGTGAGAGAGCAATTTCCCGCTATCGTCATCTTTCCGCAGGCACCAAAGGATGATTACTGGGCAAAAGTTGAAGTGAATAGAGATATTAAACCTTTTGAATTCGATTTTAAAAATAAAGCTGAAAGCACACCATCCTTGAAACTGGTCATGGAATTAATGGAAGAAATGAAGCAAAAATCATTCGTGGATGATGATCGTTTATACGTGGGTGGATTGAGTATGGGTGGAATGGGAACTTTTGAAATCATCTTCAAAAAACCTGAATTGTTCGCAGCTGCATTTGCCATATGTGGCGGAGCGAATACCGAGATCGCAGCTGCGTATCCTGAAAATTTTGATATCTGGATCTTCCATGGAGAACAGGATGATGTAGTGTTGCCAAAATATTCCAAAGCGATGGCGCGTGCGATCAATCATCATGGGGGAAATGCTAAACTTTCCCTATATCCTGAGGATAATCATAATAGCTGGGATTCAGCTTTTGCAGAACCTTTTTTACTGAAATGGCTATTCTCACATATTCAGAATCAAACAAAATAA
- a CDS encoding LamG-like jellyroll fold domain-containing protein, with protein MKKFNIYFLGLLSFFFTITSCEYEGIDPITEVDPGPDQGAPEVTISSPADGNVIKVLDEVSSIVIKFGVEDDIEVAMVEVLVNDNVIATMSEFMDYRIVNREVIFDNVTNGEHTVTVRATDLEGNVTSKTVNFSKEPPYTPKFENEHLYMAFDGDYVDLITLRSSEVTGNLSFAGESFGGSNSFTGSPDSWLEFPFNGSVGTEFTASFYYKVSGDPSRAGILVAGADENRTQGFRLFREGSADEQRIKLNIGTGAAESWNDGGVIDVNAGEWVHVAFTVTESQSTIYLNGVAMNTGNLAAPIDWTGVEQLTIGAGGETFSYWDHKYDSSAIDELRIFDKALSQDEISNLINASSETLKISFDGSYQDAASNRDIATVGNPGYAGEAAAGSNAYAGAADSYLTASTEGLTSSQFSATFWYKADATNDRAGILTMAAADSENPDAQNNRTKGFRLFREGNAEEQRIKLNVGTGDGESWNDGGVVDVTAGEWVHVAFTISETETVIYLNGEAVNTGTLASPIDWTGADLLSIMSGAPRFTGWGHLADTSYMDELTFFNKVLTENEIESMMAQE; from the coding sequence ATGAAAAAATTCAACATATATTTTCTTGGGTTGCTATCATTTTTCTTCACGATCACATCCTGTGAGTATGAAGGAATCGATCCAATCACAGAAGTAGATCCAGGTCCAGATCAGGGAGCTCCAGAGGTAACTATATCATCTCCGGCAGATGGTAATGTGATCAAGGTACTGGACGAAGTTTCCAGTATCGTTATCAAATTTGGAGTTGAGGATGATATTGAAGTAGCCATGGTAGAAGTCCTGGTGAATGACAATGTGATCGCAACCATGAGTGAATTCATGGATTACAGGATCGTTAACAGGGAAGTTATATTTGATAATGTAACCAATGGAGAACATACTGTCACAGTTAGAGCAACAGATCTTGAAGGTAATGTAACATCTAAAACGGTGAACTTTAGTAAGGAACCACCGTATACACCAAAATTCGAAAATGAGCATTTATATATGGCTTTCGATGGTGATTACGTAGACCTAATTACGCTTAGAAGCTCAGAAGTAACTGGCAATCTTAGCTTTGCCGGAGAGTCTTTTGGAGGTTCCAATTCTTTCACAGGATCACCAGATTCATGGTTGGAATTCCCATTTAATGGATCTGTTGGAACAGAGTTTACTGCTTCTTTTTATTACAAAGTTAGTGGAGATCCATCCAGAGCAGGGATTCTTGTAGCTGGAGCAGATGAAAACCGTACTCAGGGATTCAGATTATTCAGAGAAGGAAGTGCTGATGAGCAAAGAATTAAACTGAATATAGGAACCGGAGCAGCAGAAAGCTGGAATGACGGTGGAGTTATTGATGTAAATGCCGGAGAATGGGTGCATGTAGCCTTTACGGTGACCGAGTCTCAATCTACCATATATCTTAACGGTGTTGCTATGAATACCGGGAACCTTGCTGCGCCTATCGACTGGACAGGAGTTGAGCAACTTACTATTGGTGCTGGTGGCGAAACCTTTAGTTACTGGGATCATAAGTATGACAGCAGCGCAATTGATGAATTAAGGATTTTTGACAAAGCGCTTAGTCAGGATGAGATATCAAACCTTATTAATGCTTCTTCTGAAACTTTAAAAATATCATTCGATGGTTCTTACCAGGATGCTGCGAGTAATCGTGATATCGCCACGGTAGGAAATCCAGGCTATGCCGGTGAAGCTGCCGCAGGATCGAATGCATACGCTGGTGCCGCAGATTCTTATTTAACTGCTTCTACGGAAGGGCTTACGTCTTCACAATTTAGTGCCACTTTCTGGTACAAGGCAGACGCAACGAACGACCGTGCTGGAATTTTAACGATGGCTGCTGCAGACTCAGAAAATCCTGATGCTCAGAACAACCGTACCAAAGGTTTTAGATTATTTCGAGAAGGAAATGCTGAAGAGCAACGTATCAAACTAAACGTTGGAACCGGCGATGGCGAAAGCTGGAATGATGGTGGAGTAGTAGACGTAACCGCTGGAGAGTGGGTGCATGTAGCTTTCACTATTTCAGAAACTGAAACCGTGATCTATCTTAACGGCGAAGCCGTAAATACAGGTACTCTTGCTTCACCTATAGACTGGACAGGAGCAGATCTTCTTTCTATCATGTCTGGAGCTCCAAGATTTACCGGCTGGGGTCACCTTGCCGATACCAGCTACATGGACGAGCTAACATTCTTCAATAAAGTACTTACTGAAAATGAAATCGAATCCATGATGGCTCAGGAATAA
- the bglX gene encoding beta-glucosidase BglX: protein MKKNYLSILCVAIFGISMQAQDRIPEVEEILAKMNLEEKIGQLNLVTPGGGVATGAVVSKNVKDKIKQGKVGGLFGVSGPDKIRMAQEYAVNNTRLGIPLLIGSDVIHGYKTTFPIPLGTASSWDMELIKRTAEVAAKEATADGINWNFSPMVDIARDPRWGRIAEGAGEDPYLGSQIAKAMVEGYQGEDLALPNTMISTVKHFALYGAAEAGRDYNTVDMSRLRMFNEYLPPYKAALDAGAASVMSSFNDVDGIPASGNKWLLTELLREKWGFDGFVVSDYTSVNEMIAHGLGDLQAVSALSLKAGLDMDMVGEGFLTTLGKSVEEGKVSEEEITIAARRILEAKHKLGLFDDPYKYLDSNRPATDILTKEHRKLAREAAKGSFVLLKKHEDVLPISKSAKIALVGPLADNKNNMLGTWAPTGDPSLSVSILEGFKNVAPEATISYAKAANISNDTSFAKKVNVFGPRIMISEKSSEAMLKEALDAARNADVIVAAVGEATEMSGEAASRTDIKIPESQKTMIRELAKTGKPMVLVLMSGRPLDISEEMELPVSILQVWHPGVEAGNAIADVVFGDYNPSGKITASWPRNVGQIPVYYSVKTTGRPAPSEEFAKFKTNYLDTKNSALIPFGHGLSYTTFKYESIKANSNELTSNGSIELSAKITNTGGFDGEEVVQLYLLDKVRSVTPPVKELKGFQKIALKKGESKTVTFKITEEDLKFYNSQLEFVAEPGEFEFFIGGSSAIEAAGSFTLKK, encoded by the coding sequence ATGAAGAAAAATTATTTATCCATATTATGTGTAGCCATTTTTGGAATATCTATGCAGGCACAGGATAGAATCCCGGAAGTGGAAGAGATTCTGGCAAAAATGAACCTGGAGGAAAAAATTGGTCAGTTGAACCTGGTAACACCCGGTGGTGGAGTAGCTACAGGAGCCGTAGTTAGTAAGAATGTTAAGGATAAGATAAAGCAAGGAAAAGTAGGAGGTCTTTTTGGGGTATCTGGTCCAGATAAAATTAGAATGGCGCAGGAATATGCTGTTAATAATACACGATTGGGGATCCCGCTGCTAATTGGTTCAGATGTCATCCATGGATATAAAACGACTTTTCCAATTCCACTGGGAACTGCCTCCAGCTGGGATATGGAATTAATTAAAAGGACAGCTGAGGTTGCAGCTAAAGAAGCTACTGCAGACGGGATAAACTGGAACTTTTCACCAATGGTGGATATAGCCCGTGATCCAAGATGGGGTAGAATTGCTGAAGGCGCAGGAGAAGATCCTTACTTGGGTAGCCAGATCGCGAAAGCGATGGTAGAAGGTTATCAGGGAGAAGATCTTGCTCTGCCAAATACCATGATCTCTACTGTCAAACATTTTGCACTTTATGGTGCTGCGGAAGCTGGAAGAGATTATAATACGGTGGACATGAGCAGACTTAGAATGTTCAATGAATACCTGCCACCATATAAAGCCGCTCTAGATGCAGGAGCAGCCAGTGTTATGAGTTCGTTCAATGATGTGGACGGAATCCCGGCATCAGGGAACAAGTGGTTGCTTACCGAGCTACTTAGAGAAAAATGGGGATTTGATGGATTTGTGGTTTCAGATTATACTTCAGTGAACGAAATGATCGCTCATGGATTAGGTGATCTGCAGGCCGTTTCAGCCCTATCTTTAAAAGCAGGTCTTGATATGGATATGGTTGGAGAAGGATTTCTGACTACTCTCGGAAAATCTGTTGAAGAGGGAAAAGTTTCCGAAGAAGAGATAACTATCGCTGCCAGAAGAATTCTGGAAGCAAAGCATAAACTGGGACTTTTTGATGATCCTTATAAATACCTGGACAGCAACAGACCTGCTACCGATATTCTGACTAAAGAACACCGAAAGCTGGCAAGAGAAGCTGCTAAAGGTTCTTTCGTATTATTGAAAAAGCATGAGGATGTTCTGCCAATTTCGAAATCTGCGAAGATCGCTTTGGTCGGTCCATTGGCTGATAATAAGAATAATATGCTTGGAACCTGGGCTCCAACCGGAGATCCTTCCTTATCAGTTTCAATATTAGAAGGCTTTAAAAATGTAGCTCCAGAGGCTACAATTTCGTATGCAAAAGCGGCTAATATTTCAAATGATACCAGTTTTGCCAAAAAAGTGAATGTCTTTGGTCCACGAATTATGATTTCAGAAAAGTCTTCGGAAGCTATGCTGAAGGAAGCGCTGGATGCTGCTAGGAATGCAGATGTGATCGTAGCTGCTGTCGGGGAAGCCACCGAAATGAGTGGAGAAGCTGCCAGTAGAACCGATATTAAGATTCCTGAAAGTCAGAAAACAATGATTCGCGAATTGGCTAAAACTGGTAAGCCGATGGTTTTAGTGCTAATGAGTGGTAGACCTCTGGATATTTCAGAAGAAATGGAATTACCAGTAAGTATTTTGCAGGTATGGCATCCAGGAGTGGAAGCTGGAAATGCTATTGCCGATGTTGTCTTTGGTGATTATAATCCATCCGGAAAGATCACAGCTTCCTGGCCTCGAAATGTAGGACAGATTCCTGTATACTATTCAGTAAAAACGACGGGTAGACCAGCACCTTCTGAAGAATTTGCCAAATTCAAGACCAACTACCTGGATACGAAAAATTCAGCATTGATACCATTTGGCCATGGGCTTAGTTATACGACTTTTAAATATGAAAGTATAAAGGCAAATAGTAACGAACTCACTTCAAATGGTTCCATAGAATTAAGTGCGAAGATCACTAATACCGGAGGTTTTGATGGGGAGGAAGTGGTACAACTTTATTTACTTGACAAAGTTCGAAGCGTAACTCCACCGGTTAAAGAACTGAAAGGTTTTCAGAAGATCGCTTTGAAAAAGGGTGAGTCAAAAACTGTCACTTTTAAGATTACTGAAGAGGATTTAAAATTTTATAATTCACAATTGGAATTTGTTGCTGAGCCAGGAGAATTTGAATTCTTTATTGGAGGTTCATCAGCCATAGAAGCAGCGGGCAGTTTTACTTTGAAAAAATAA
- a CDS encoding family 43 glycosylhydrolase: protein MSGIRQYFLGATLTFSGILTAQESLPETYCNPLDIDYTYMVYNSSKNISYRSGADPAVIEYRGEYFMFITRSFGYWHSTDLVNWEFIRPKQWYFEGSNAPTAFNYKDSLVYFAGDPAGYGSIIYTDDPKKGEWEPVASISNNIQDSELFIDDDGKTYLYWGSSNVHPLKVKMLNKNDRFLETGDQKELFNLVEEEHGWERFGENNFHPTLKEGYMEGASMTKHNGKYYLQYAAPGTQFNVYADGAYVGETPLGPFEYMKNNPMSFKPGGFTNGAGHGITVKQTNGQYWHFSTMALASNSHWERRLAMFPTYFDEDGLMHSNTSYGDYPLFAPDHPTKPGKHTGWMLLSYQAKTTVSTSKVQVRKSTSADGQFDIEEIAAGRDSNNNITTELITDESPKSYWVAESNNAEQWVELEMKSSGDVYALQLNFHDHEAGIYTRTEGLKHQFTLETSEDGNNWEMIVDRSNSEIDAPNAYLRLDKPVKARYVRYRNVKVPGNNLALSEIRVFGKGYGAAPKKVKDFKVDREDDRRNASLSWKKVVGAQGYNIRWGIAPDKLYHSWLVYGKTDHFMRNLDRDTKYFFSIESFNENGISEKTQIITVE, encoded by the coding sequence ATGAGTGGAATTAGACAGTATTTCTTAGGTGCAACCCTAACGTTTTCAGGTATTCTGACAGCGCAGGAGAGCTTGCCTGAAACCTACTGTAATCCATTGGATATCGATTATACCTATATGGTATATAATTCCAGTAAGAATATTTCCTATCGTTCCGGGGCAGATCCCGCTGTGATTGAATACCGTGGTGAATATTTTATGTTCATTACCCGTTCTTTTGGCTACTGGCATTCTACAGACCTGGTAAACTGGGAATTTATAAGACCTAAGCAATGGTATTTCGAAGGGTCAAATGCTCCTACGGCTTTCAATTATAAAGATTCGCTGGTCTATTTTGCTGGTGATCCTGCAGGCTACGGAAGCATTATTTATACAGATGATCCTAAGAAAGGTGAGTGGGAACCGGTTGCTTCAATTTCTAATAATATTCAGGATTCAGAATTATTTATTGACGATGATGGTAAAACCTACCTGTATTGGGGATCTTCGAACGTTCACCCGCTAAAGGTTAAAATGCTGAATAAAAACGATCGGTTCCTGGAGACCGGCGATCAAAAGGAGCTTTTCAATCTGGTAGAAGAGGAGCATGGATGGGAGCGGTTTGGAGAGAATAACTTTCATCCCACTTTGAAAGAGGGTTATATGGAAGGAGCTTCCATGACCAAACATAATGGTAAATATTACCTGCAATATGCTGCACCCGGCACGCAATTTAATGTATATGCAGATGGAGCTTATGTTGGTGAAACACCATTAGGACCCTTTGAATACATGAAAAATAATCCTATGAGTTTTAAACCGGGAGGCTTTACCAACGGCGCAGGACATGGGATCACAGTGAAGCAAACAAATGGACAATACTGGCATTTTTCTACCATGGCGCTGGCGTCCAATTCTCACTGGGAAAGAAGACTGGCGATGTTTCCTACCTATTTTGATGAGGACGGACTCATGCATTCCAATACCAGTTATGGTGATTATCCGCTCTTTGCACCAGACCATCCAACAAAGCCAGGAAAACATACGGGCTGGATGTTACTTTCTTACCAGGCCAAAACCACGGTTTCAACTTCGAAGGTACAGGTGCGAAAAAGTACATCTGCAGACGGGCAATTTGATATTGAAGAAATCGCAGCAGGCAGGGATTCCAATAATAATATTACTACGGAATTAATTACTGATGAAAGTCCTAAATCTTACTGGGTTGCTGAAAGTAATAATGCGGAACAATGGGTGGAATTAGAAATGAAATCTTCCGGTGATGTCTATGCACTTCAGCTAAATTTTCATGATCATGAGGCCGGTATTTATACCAGAACTGAAGGATTGAAACATCAATTTACCTTAGAAACTTCCGAAGATGGAAACAATTGGGAAATGATCGTGGATCGCAGTAATAGTGAGATAGATGCTCCTAATGCGTACCTGCGTTTAGATAAACCCGTGAAGGCGAGGTACGTGAGATATCGAAATGTCAAAGTACCGGGAAATAACCTGGCACTTTCAGAAATAAGAGTATTTGGAAAAGGCTATGGAGCTGCACCAAAAAAAGTAAAGGATTTTAAAGTTGATAGAGAGGATGATAGACGTAACGCCAGTTTAAGCTGGAAGAAAGTTGTTGGTGCTCAGGGATACAATATCAGGTGGGGAATAGCTCCAGATAAATTGTATCATTCCTGGCTGGTGTATGGCAAAACAGATCATTTTATGAGAAATCTGGATAGAGATACAAAATACTTCTTCTCTATTGAATCCTTCAATGAAAATGGAATTTCAGAAAAGACCCAAATTATAACTGTAGAATAA
- a CDS encoding glucoamylase family protein, with amino-acid sequence MLNRSLYILSLSLFLLTGCKDATNKTEASEESSSNSPKLTEAELLDTVQKQTLKYFWDFAEPNSGMARERFHPDGNYPKDDKHVVTTGGTGFGLMALVAGVERGFIPNDSALIRFNKIADFLDSTPRFHGAWSHWLNGETGEIQAFGEKDNGGDIVETSFLAQGFIVVREYYKNGTTEEKAVAAKFDKLWKGIEWDWYTNDKDGIYWHWSPEYEWEMDFMIEGYNECLITYILAASSPDHAIKARAYHDGWARSGKITTGAEAFSYPLILKHNTRGNMGGPLFWAHYSYLGLNPKGLSDRYANYWDLNVNHTLINYEYALSKADSSKTYAENSWGLTASYTRNQDNSTGYTAHSPDNDRDVVSPTAAISSIPYTPEKSLAAMRFFFEDQNDLLWGPAGFYDAYSLEDEPWVSQRYLAIDQGPMVVMIENYRSGLIWDLFMQAPEVQEGLKKLDFQFTK; translated from the coding sequence ATGTTAAATAGATCTTTATATATTCTAAGTCTCAGCCTTTTTCTATTAACAGGTTGCAAGGACGCAACGAATAAGACTGAAGCTTCAGAGGAATCAAGCAGTAATTCGCCGAAACTCACTGAAGCCGAGTTATTAGACACTGTTCAAAAGCAAACCCTGAAGTATTTCTGGGATTTCGCAGAACCAAATAGTGGAATGGCACGAGAGCGCTTTCATCCAGATGGTAATTATCCAAAAGATGATAAACATGTGGTTACAACGGGTGGAACTGGTTTCGGACTCATGGCGCTTGTTGCCGGAGTAGAAAGAGGTTTTATTCCGAACGATTCAGCATTGATAAGATTTAATAAGATCGCAGATTTTCTGGATAGTACTCCCAGATTTCATGGTGCCTGGTCTCACTGGCTAAATGGTGAAACTGGAGAAATTCAGGCGTTTGGGGAAAAAGATAATGGTGGAGATATTGTTGAAACTTCTTTTTTAGCACAGGGCTTTATCGTGGTGCGCGAGTATTATAAAAATGGAACTACAGAGGAGAAAGCAGTAGCGGCAAAATTTGATAAACTCTGGAAAGGTATCGAATGGGACTGGTATACAAATGATAAGGATGGTATTTACTGGCATTGGTCACCAGAATACGAATGGGAGATGGATTTTATGATCGAAGGTTATAATGAATGTCTTATCACCTATATCCTGGCCGCGTCCAGTCCGGATCATGCGATTAAAGCCAGGGCATACCACGATGGCTGGGCACGAAGTGGTAAGATCACTACAGGAGCTGAAGCCTTCTCTTATCCTCTTATTCTAAAACATAATACTCGTGGCAATATGGGAGGTCCATTGTTTTGGGCTCATTATTCGTATTTGGGGCTGAATCCAAAAGGTCTAAGCGACAGGTATGCAAATTACTGGGATCTTAATGTAAATCATACGCTCATCAACTACGAGTATGCTCTTTCAAAAGCTGATAGCTCTAAAACTTACGCTGAAAATTCCTGGGGATTAACCGCAAGTTATACCCGAAATCAGGATAATTCTACTGGTTACACAGCACATTCACCAGATAATGATCGTGATGTGGTTTCACCTACAGCAGCGATTAGTTCCATTCCATACACTCCTGAAAAATCTCTGGCAGCGATGAGGTTTTTCTTTGAGGATCAAAATGACCTGCTCTGGGGGCCTGCTGGTTTCTATGATGCTTATAGCCTGGAAGATGAGCCATGGGTAAGCCAGAGATATCTCGCCATAGATCAGGGTCCAATGGTAGTGATGATCGAAAATTATAGAAGCGGACTTATCTGGGATCTTTTTATGCAGGCACCGGAAGTTCAGGAAGGATTAAAAAAGCTTGATTTTCAATTTACAAAATAG